Proteins co-encoded in one Papaver somniferum cultivar HN1 chromosome 5, ASM357369v1, whole genome shotgun sequence genomic window:
- the LOC113283055 gene encoding ubiquinone biosynthesis monooxygenase COQ6, mitochondrial-like isoform X1 codes for MRVKIDCLSSRYLARKAVANTIDAIKVSKKGFSNDALARERKLKSGLASDWDQHDIAIVGGGMVGMALACALSSNPLTKHLNVAIIDSNPALGRMDGIKKGGHPDPRVSAITPATISFFKDVGAWQYVQENRHAIFDKMQVWDYTGSGYTRYNAKDLGKEMLGCVVENKVLHSSLLSCFKDKDFHKTIYPSRLTSMDLLSRPPAKGPDGNSGDSTLHSRGSLAKLDLSDGNSIYAKLVVGADGGKSRVRELAGIQTTGWKYPQSAVICTVEHSTENQCAWQRFLPSGPIALLPVGDNFSNIVWSMSPTEALDRKTMSEDNFVREVNHALDYGYGPHPQPGLLGKDGKFSWEVPPKVVKVVSERMMFPLSLMHAKNYASNHVVLIGDAAHTVHPLAGQGVNLGYADAVALSKIIADGIAVGTDIGELSLLKKFESERKPANIMMMAILDGLQKAYSIDLGPFNALRAAAFNAVQYISPLKKNIVSYATGEQKWPLFL; via the exons ATGCGGGTCAAGATTGATTGTCTCTCTTCTAG GTATCTTGCTAGAAAAGCGGTAGCAAACACCATTGACGCGATCAAAGTTTCAAAGAAGGGTTTTAGTAATGATGCGCTGGCAAGG GAGCGCAAGCTGAAGTCTGGGTTAGCAAGTGACTGGGACCAGCATGACATTGCTATTGTTGGAGGAGGCATGGTTGGGATGGCTCTTGCTTGTGCTCTGT CTAGCAATCCGTTGACAAAACATTTGAATGTCGCAATAATTGATAGCAACCCTGCCCTGGGAAGGATGGATGGCATCAAGAAAGGTGGACATCCTGATCCTAGGGTCAGTGCGATTACTCCAGCCACAATTTCATTTTTTAAAG ATGTGGGTGCTTGGCAATATGTTCAAGAAAATCGACATGCAATTTTTGATAAGATGCAG GTTTGGGACTACACTGGCTCAGGGTACACTAGGTACAATGCAAAGGATCTCGGTAAAGAAATGCTAGG GTGTGTGGTGGAGAATAAAGTTCTTCACAGTTCTCTATTGTCGTGTTTTAAG GATAAAGATTTCCATAAGACCATCTATCCTTCCAGGCTGACTTCAATGGATTTATTGTCACGACCACCTGCGAAAGGACCAGATGGCAATTCAGGTGATTCTACACTGCACAGTCGCGGTAGCTTAGCAAAGTTGGATCTAAGCGATGGAAACAGCATATATGCAAAGTTGGTG GTCGGTGCTGATGGTGGAAAGTCACGTGTTAGGGAATTAGCAGGAATCCAAACAACTGGATGGAAATATCCTCAGAGTGCAGTTATCTGCACTGTTGAACATTCTACTGAAAACCAGTGTGCTTGGCAGAGGTTCTTGCCTTCGGGCCCAATTGCACTTTTACCAGTTGGTGACAATTTCAGCAATATTGTATGGAGTATGAGCCCAACTGAAGCCTTGGATCGTAAGACGATGAGCGAGGACAATTTTGTGAGGGAAGTAAACCATGCTTTAGACTACGGGTATGGTCCTCATCCTCAGCCAGGTTTACTTGGTAAAGATGGAAAATTTTCTTGGGAGGTGCCGCCTAAAGTAGTGAAAGTAGTCTCTGAAAGGATGATGTTTCCGTTATCACTGATGCATGCCAAAAATTATGCTTCAAACCATGTAGTTCTCATTGGTGATGCAGCACACACTGTTCATCCTTTGGCTGGCCAAGGCGTTAATTTAGGTTACGCGGACGCAGTTGCACTTTCGAAGATCATTGCTGATGGCATCGCTGTGGGTACCGACATTGGAGAG CTCTCTCTATTGAAGAAGTTTGAATCAGAGAGAAAGCCTGCAAATATAATGATGATGGCAATACTGGATGGCTTGCAAAAGGCATACTCAATTGATCTTGGGCCTTTCAATGCTTTACGAGCTGCAGCTTTCAATGCAGTACAATACATCTCGCCGCTgaaaaagaatatcgtctcatatGCCACAGGTGAGCAAAAGTGGCCACTTTTTCTTTGA
- the LOC113283055 gene encoding ubiquinone biosynthesis monooxygenase COQ6, mitochondrial-like isoform X2, with amino-acid sequence MGLLRRDSGNLASNPLTKHLNVAIIDSNPALGRMDGIKKGGHPDPRVSAITPATISFFKDVGAWQYVQENRHAIFDKMQVWDYTGSGYTRYNAKDLGKEMLGCVVENKVLHSSLLSCFKDKDFHKTIYPSRLTSMDLLSRPPAKGPDGNSGDSTLHSRGSLAKLDLSDGNSIYAKLVVGADGGKSRVRELAGIQTTGWKYPQSAVICTVEHSTENQCAWQRFLPSGPIALLPVGDNFSNIVWSMSPTEALDRKTMSEDNFVREVNHALDYGYGPHPQPGLLGKDGKFSWEVPPKVVKVVSERMMFPLSLMHAKNYASNHVVLIGDAAHTVHPLAGQGVNLGYADAVALSKIIADGIAVGTDIGELSLLKKFESERKPANIMMMAILDGLQKAYSIDLGPFNALRAAAFNAVQYISPLKKNIVSYATGEQKWPLFL; translated from the exons ATGGGATTGTTGAGGCGGGATTCTGGAAACTTAG CTAGCAATCCGTTGACAAAACATTTGAATGTCGCAATAATTGATAGCAACCCTGCCCTGGGAAGGATGGATGGCATCAAGAAAGGTGGACATCCTGATCCTAGGGTCAGTGCGATTACTCCAGCCACAATTTCATTTTTTAAAG ATGTGGGTGCTTGGCAATATGTTCAAGAAAATCGACATGCAATTTTTGATAAGATGCAG GTTTGGGACTACACTGGCTCAGGGTACACTAGGTACAATGCAAAGGATCTCGGTAAAGAAATGCTAGG GTGTGTGGTGGAGAATAAAGTTCTTCACAGTTCTCTATTGTCGTGTTTTAAG GATAAAGATTTCCATAAGACCATCTATCCTTCCAGGCTGACTTCAATGGATTTATTGTCACGACCACCTGCGAAAGGACCAGATGGCAATTCAGGTGATTCTACACTGCACAGTCGCGGTAGCTTAGCAAAGTTGGATCTAAGCGATGGAAACAGCATATATGCAAAGTTGGTG GTCGGTGCTGATGGTGGAAAGTCACGTGTTAGGGAATTAGCAGGAATCCAAACAACTGGATGGAAATATCCTCAGAGTGCAGTTATCTGCACTGTTGAACATTCTACTGAAAACCAGTGTGCTTGGCAGAGGTTCTTGCCTTCGGGCCCAATTGCACTTTTACCAGTTGGTGACAATTTCAGCAATATTGTATGGAGTATGAGCCCAACTGAAGCCTTGGATCGTAAGACGATGAGCGAGGACAATTTTGTGAGGGAAGTAAACCATGCTTTAGACTACGGGTATGGTCCTCATCCTCAGCCAGGTTTACTTGGTAAAGATGGAAAATTTTCTTGGGAGGTGCCGCCTAAAGTAGTGAAAGTAGTCTCTGAAAGGATGATGTTTCCGTTATCACTGATGCATGCCAAAAATTATGCTTCAAACCATGTAGTTCTCATTGGTGATGCAGCACACACTGTTCATCCTTTGGCTGGCCAAGGCGTTAATTTAGGTTACGCGGACGCAGTTGCACTTTCGAAGATCATTGCTGATGGCATCGCTGTGGGTACCGACATTGGAGAG CTCTCTCTATTGAAGAAGTTTGAATCAGAGAGAAAGCCTGCAAATATAATGATGATGGCAATACTGGATGGCTTGCAAAAGGCATACTCAATTGATCTTGGGCCTTTCAATGCTTTACGAGCTGCAGCTTTCAATGCAGTACAATACATCTCGCCGCTgaaaaagaatatcgtctcatatGCCACAGGTGAGCAAAAGTGGCCACTTTTTCTTTGA